In Portunus trituberculatus isolate SZX2019 chromosome 45, ASM1759143v1, whole genome shotgun sequence, the DNA window TTTCAAGTTATCCTTGTCTGTGAAGAAGCGTCGGTAAGCTGCAAGTTTTTGTTCTAACGCTTCATTTCTGCGGCCCAGTTCATTGCATCTCCTATTCAGACGGAAAAAAATGGCAGACCGAGCTGCCTCTACCCGCCTTCCTTCAGCCACTCCACCGTTGCTGCTGGAGGTTGAGGCGGGTGAAGCGTTGTTTGGAGGGAGGGCAGTGTTCCTACGGATGGGTAGCGAAACATGGCCTGAAGTAGTATCGTCAAAGCCTGGTGCACGAGAGAGTGACGTGCCCCAGGAAGCTGGCTGGAGAGTTGACGCCCCTGCTGCTTGGACAAGTGGCCTTGGCCTCTGGTTGGGGCGGAGTGCAACAAGGCGTGAACGCATCGGCTTCACCACGCCCACTGGTTTTGGGTGACGGCCTTGACGACAAAGTCTTTCTGAAATTCCGTCCGTCTCACTCAAGAAGGTACTACTCGAGGCGGCGGTGTCAGGCAAGAGCAAAGGTGGCCACGGTGTACCTTGTTGGTCGTCGCCGTGTGCTGGAGTGTCGTCAAAGCCACTGCTCTGAGCCGTGCTGTGCACTGGCACCAAGGAATTCTCATCAAGCACATCATACACCTCCGTCTGCGGCCTGGCCTGACAAAAGTAATAGTTGTGGTACAAACTGCGACTACTACGTCATACTAACAATTATGGATTATCATTGAATGGATCATGTTACAAactacacacaaacatttaACTGTACTTCAGTTACAGGTACTAAGTGCACTCGTCAATATTACCATATGTAAATGAAGTGGTTGTGCGGTTGGTCCGTCAGTATGCGCAGGGTTCAGCACTGGTCCTCCACGGCCAGCAGCCCGTGTGTCACACGCAACTACAAGCAACGGAGTGAGTGACGGTTAGTTGGGCCAGCAAGGCCATTTTGTACCTCACCGTAGCGCCTCTCCGCGAAGCTTTGGACACGTCCCTTTCACGTCTAGCAGCCACCCCACTCGAATCATGACGACACAAATTTAGGCGAGAACTGAGAATGTGGTAGTTGTCATACTAACATAAGAATAGcctaatataatatatatatatatatatatatatatatatataatatatatatatatatatatatatatatatatatatatatatatatatatatatatatatatatatatatatatatatatatatatatatatatatatatatatatatatatatatatatatatatatatatatatatatatatatatatataatgcacaGGTTAGAAAAGTAAAGGACGCGTTCTGACTTTTTCTCAAACATAACAAAGCTCGGAGAGGCGAGTCAGCCCCATAGGCGCTGCAACACAGTGACACAGTGGGACATTCGTGAACCTTGCATGTCCGGGTTGTGTCTTCAGTCCTCGGCAATAAGGCAAGAAATCAAGTTTTGTAATATGGGACGGGTACTGAACGCGTATAAACCTAGTATTCAGGTGCGCTGCCCTCTTCCAATACACGTACAGATTCTGTCttctctaagagagagagagagagagagagagagagagagagagacttaaagctTCTGTTCCATCTTACGAGAGGGGATTCAAAGAGAGCTGTCGCCTGTCAGTAGTGCTCTCTTTGTCGTCCTCCTTACAtgtttctttcatctccatCACGTACACGTATAGTCGCAGCGGCCCGTCACACCCCACGGATCACGTCCTGTCTAGAACAAGTAAGGGATCCCCGCGCCGCCCACTGTAGTTGAGCACTGAGGGTCCAGTGGGGGAGGGAAACCgtacattatcacacacacacacacacacacacacaccgcgtagtgtagtggttagcacgctcgactcacaatcgagagggcctggttcgaatcccggcgcggcgaggcaaatgggcaagcctcttaacgtgtggcctctgttcacctagcagtaaataggtacgggatgtaactcgaggggttgtggcctcgctttcccggtgtgtggagtgtgttgtggtctcaatcctacccgaagatcggtctaggagctctgagctcgctccgtaatggggaagactggctgggtgaccagcagacgaccgaggtgaggtgaattacacacacgttATTGTTAGGGACTGATGTATTTCGTTTATCAATGCTTGGCGGACATCAGCGGTGAGGTGTAGCAATAGGAATCATGCACAACTCGATTTGTCTGCCGAGTTACTGGACATCTGGACATCGTCTAGATACAGTTTCATTTAACTAgcgaatttagagagagagagagagaatcaaataaaCGATTGAATTGATTGCAATGAACTTAATACACACGATCAATAACAAACATGAAGTATTACCATCTTATGTGCAAGTTAAAGATGCAGATTCTGTACcagagcatctctctctctctctctctctctctctctctctctctctctcagcagcagcaacaggattCTCGATCATATGGGCTCTCACCAGCGCCAAAATTCTAAACTCGTCTAGTACGTGTagctctcactttcactctcgcTGCAGTGTTTAGCCAGTTGGGGGCCGCACAGTATCGGCGCCACGTACTGCCGTGCTTCCCTCgcatctctcactttcctcctcgcAGTGATTTTTGAGGATATACTCTCTCGTTTCCCATCAGGAACATTAAATGCTGCTGAGATTGTTTATGACGTTCATatgatttttcctccttttgttatATCACTAAGAAGGCTTTTATCTTCCACCCAGCCCTATGTGAATAGCAAAGGTGAGCCGCCATAAGGTTTCAGAGTTGTGTTTGTACTGTTTAAGCGGTAATTTACGCGGCTATCAATTAAATGTATCCACAATAACCAGGGTCATATATGGGTATACAaatgtctctttctccttccacctctGTGTTAGGCCTCTTCACACCAATGAGGATTGTATTGAAATTTGTTTATTAAGGGATTACAATGACCTAGGTACTAATAACAGCAAGAGGCAAGCTTCCAAATGTACTAAGGCGCCCTCACACAAAACAGCCAGGCCAAGCTAAACTCCAAATCAAGTATTTcagtaattaataaataaataaatagtcgaTCGAAAATACGTAATACATTGGAGTAAGACTAGAAAGACTAGTTGATTCACAG includes these proteins:
- the LOC123519620 gene encoding uncharacterized protein LOC123519620, with translation MARPQTEVYDVLDENSLVPVHSTAQSSGFDDTPAHGDDQQGTPWPPLLLPDTAASSSTFLSETDGISERLCRQGRHPKPVGVVKPMRSRLVALRPNQRPRPLVQAAGASTLQPASWGTSLSRAPGFDDTTSGHVSLPIRRNTALPPNNASPASTSSSNGGVAEGRRVEAARSAIFFRLNRRCNELGRRNEALEQKLAAYRRFFTDKDNLKSWMRRLDTEGDEVSQASPGEEEDARQMS